In the Triticum aestivum cultivar Chinese Spring chromosome 2B, IWGSC CS RefSeq v2.1, whole genome shotgun sequence genome, tgatcacattatctatgaatattatttaagtcttctctgaactcttttatacatgattaagatagctttttatttctctccaatctatcgatttggtttgaccaactagattggttttttcttgcaacgggagaggtgctttgtgatgggttcaatcttgcggtgtccttaccagtGACAGTAGGAGTAGCGAGGCATATAttgattgttgccattaaggataaaagatggggggttttaccatattgattggatctatccctctacatcatgttatcttgcttaaggcgttattccattcttatgaacttaatactctacatgcatgctggatagcggtcgatgtgtggagccatagtagtagatgtaggcaggagtcggtctacttgtaacgggtgtgatgcctatgttcatgatcattgccttagatatcgtgatagttatgcgcttttctatcaattgctcaacagtaatttgtttacccactgtatgctttcttcaagagagaagcctctagtgaaacctatggccccggggtctatttgttatcatatattttcagatctataaaaccaaagaCCCAAAAAttccttgctgtaatttatttatatttactttattttgccttttacttGTCTTTTATATCAAtctctatttgatgtaatgactttttgcggtgtgtttgttgggatccgatgaattgtgagtttacgatcagatctatccatgaatattttttgagtctttgctgaactcttttatgcatgcttgttataacctcgtatttcttctccaaaaccttggtctggtttggccaactagattattttttcttgcaacgggaagaggtgctttatgatgggttcaatcttgcggtgctcaatctcagtgacagaaagaaacatgacacacatgtatcattgccattaaggataaaaagatggggtttattcatacatgaatagatcttatctacatcatgtcgtcgttcttattgcattactctattttttcatgagcttaatacactagatgcatgctggatagtggtggatgtgtggagtaatagtagtagatgcagacaggagtcggcctactaattttggatgtgatgtctatatacatgatcattgccttggatatcgtcataattaattattcgcttttcagtcaattgcccaacattaatttgtttacccaccgtatgctattttctcgagagaagcctctagtgaaatctacggcctccgggtttattttctatcatatttaaaccaaaaataccttgttgcatttttctttctttattttattttgtggttTTGCAAGATATATTAAGAGGCTGACTATTTTTTTGTAATGTTCACAAGTCAAGTTTGTTTTTGTACATGACAGTTTTATTATTAATAATAAGGCATTTTTATTATTAGGAGGATGGCATTTATATTATTAAGAGGATGTCATTTTTTGTCTTtacaaaaaaaaatcatgtttggaCCATGGCAAAATTATTAGACTTATCTAGATAAAACATTTTTCCTATTTAAAGTTGGCATGGGACTAATTCTGTTTGCTTTACAAATTAGAGCATGGCAATGTTTGTTCTTTTGTGTGTGTTTTGTGCTTTTTATGTATAAAATTATTCTTGGTTAATGACATTTATTTCCTCCAAAAATGAGCTAATTGGGTCTACCCCGTTTTTCAAACACGCTTCATGGGCCAGTGGAGGAACTCGATGGTTCGTCGGAACAAGGGATGTAGAACGACGAAAAGAACATGATGGTTCGGTCGATCGATACTCCTGGGGCGAACTAATTCGTTCGATGGGAGCCTCCTCCTGACGTGGTCGCCACTTATTGAGGTTCATTGTTTTTAAGCATCGTTAGTGTAATCTAATTACCACGCAAAATACCAAGCGTGATCATCTCAATCTCAAGCGTGGATCCAGCCTCCGCATCGCGCGTGGGGCTGTGCACACAAGGGCAACGCCTACCTCGAGGGCCGACGACGTCGACATGCAGGTCTGGCCGGCACTTCGCGCAGGGGGAGCTCACCGGTGCACCCGACGCCGCCCAATGATGATGGCTTCGAGCACGCCCTCGGTCCACCCGTCGTGGACAACCCAGGCGGGTTGTCGGGGCACACGCTGCCTGGGCAGATCAAACGGCGCGGAGAGGCCCCCCGGCATTGCCACCCGGAAACTCATGGTGCGGTGAGCAATGTTGCCCTCGAAGAGCCCTAGGAGGCGGGTACTACAACATTCTTTAGAGGATTAATGACCCGCAACGGTCTTAGcttgtttttgaaaaaaaacacTCAAATTGTGTTGCCTCTGGCTCTGCATCCTTTTTTACTGCGTCACGAACATTCCTAGAAGAAAATATGTGTCCCAACATAGCACACAAATGAGGCCATGGAATTTCGAAGCCCCGTTCACAAGTGACGCAGCTCCGCTGGCTTTTTTTTAGGGGTCGCGGCGCGCCAGTATTCCGCGGCGTAGAGCAACCCGTTCGGGCGTGGCCTCCAGCTCCTCCATCGGCTGGCTGGGCTGCATAGTTTTTTTTAGAGGAGGCCGCATAGTATTTTTTTTCAATCAGTGGACCTGAAGGATTAGGCCCAATATGGAGGAGGAGAGTGGGCGGGCTGGAAATGGGTTGTGGACTGGGCTACGtccattttgtgtgtgtgtgtgtgtgtgtgtgtttcgttTTGCTACGATTGAAGGTGGACAGAGAGCTAAACAGAGAGGGTTTTGGCTGTATTTTGTCTATACGGAGAGCCTTTTTTCTGAAAAGTTACATAGGCATAGAAATTTCATAATTTGACGCGAAGTATAAATTTCCAAGACGAACGAGAACGAGTTAACAATTTGAACAAAATAAGATTTGAGACATGTCATATGGCAAAAACATCAACTTTCTGCATATGTTTGCGAATCAAAATGGGTACGCATCTGTAAACACATGAACATAAATTTTGAGCTAAAACAAGCTGGCCTAAAACCCGCCAGGATACGTTTTAAAGCCGGTAACAGCTGAAAAATATGGTAACCAGCATATTAACGGGTGATAACTTCTGAGCTCGGAAGAAAATGCTAAAACAGTCCAAAGGAGTTTTAGTTTTCATCATGATAATTGCCTGTGAATAGTCCGGTAACTCACACATAAATAGtcatgattttgcttccgcgagaggcaaggttgtcctttcacgagagtcacggccgtgcctatcGGGAACGGGAAAaacacgttttttgtttttttttctttcgcaagaggcacgattttgcttctgcgagaggcacggctgtgTCTCTCTCGAAAACGGGAAaacacattttctgttttttttttcggaagagccacggttgtgctttcgcgagaggcacggccgtgcctcttggaaacgaaaaaatatgcgctttatcttcttcttttttctttcgtgagaggcacggttttgctttcacgagaggcacggttatgATTTTGCGAGAGCATGGGCATGCCTTTTTCAGAAAGGGAAAAACCCCGTGCTCCCCATTCGGTTTATTCGTCCGATTTTTCTATGAAAacaaagtttgtcaaaacctatcaacatgggatctaattttgaagatctcgacgcgaggaatccaacggtgaaagcggttcgagatttgaacgcacggtttaagagataaaacgttttgaataaataaatctacgaaaaaaaggaaaactcccgGGTTACGACAAATGACGCACATGTGGCGCGCCAACTTGTGGTAACCTGGaaaggtgggagtgatctttgcaatgagtactccTTAATAAGTGATTTCGTCCATCGGCTGGCTCAGCGGCATACTTTTTTTAAAAAAGGCTGCATAGTTTTTTTCAAGCAGTGGAGCTGAAGGATTAGGCCCAATTTGGAGGAGAGTGGACGGGCTGGAAAAGTATGGGTTGTCGCAGTGCTGGACTGGGCTATGTCCATTTTGTGTATGTGTctattttttttcgtttttgctACGGTTGAAGGTGGACAGAGAGCTAAAcaggagtaaatagcataaaactactagtttacaggctagggttccaaaaaactaccggtttttaatttttctcaaaTAACTACCAAATCAGGGGTTTCAAAAAACCTCAAATCCTCTTTGTTAAAAAAATTAAACATGTTTATGACAAGTCGGGCCCGCCATTAACCGCACCGTTTGTTTGACCGTCGGTTTGACCGTTagctgacatttgggacccacatgtcattgtctctTTTAAAAAACCGCGATCAGGTCCTTGTAAATTTTTACAAAAGCAATCGGCTCCCTCCCGTCCCTGTGCTCCAGAACGATAGGAGCTGCGCTGGCCAGCAGCCCCGCCGGATGAGCTCGCCGGCCAGCAGCCCCGCCGTGAGGAGCTCGCTGGCAAGCAGCCCCGTCGTCGTCCACTGCGCACGGGGTGGACCTCCCGTTCGGCGAGGCAGGGGGTGGTCGTCGTCGCAGGCGAGGCAGGCGTGGCCGCCGGCGCACACATGCGAGGGGGCGTGGCGGCGGCCACAGGCGAGGGGCGGGGCACCGTGGTGGTCGGCGtaggcaaggggcggcggccacatgcgggggcggggcggcgtggtggtCAACACAAGCGAGGGGTTGCGTGGCGGCGGCCACAGGCGAGGGGCGGCGTGTTTCCGGCCGCTGCGGGCGCGGCTCGCCGGTCGCAGGTGATGCACGGCGTCGGCCCGGAGGTGGCATCGCGGTTCTAGGCAGAGCTCTCGAGATCGAGCTCCTGCCATGGCTGGTGCCCCTCCTCTGGATCtggggacctgattgctttttttgaaAAATTTCAGGGACCCAATTGCATTTCCAGAAAACTtccagggacccgattgctttttcagACACTGAgatgtgggtcccaaatgtcagctAACGGTCAAACAGACGATGCATTTAGTGGCGGGCCCGACTTGTCATAAACATGTTTAATTTTTTAACAAAGAGGATTTGGGGTTTTTTGAAACAATCAATCCCTGatttggtagttatctgagaaaaattaaaaaccggtagttttttgtaaccctagcctgtaaactagtagttttatgctatttactcgctAAACAGAGAGGATTTTGGCTGTATTTTGTCTATACAGAGAGCCTTTTTTCAGAAAAGTGATATAGGCATAGAAATTTTATAATTTTGACACAAAGTATAAATTTTTAGACATAGAGTTAACCATTTGAATAAAATAAGATTTGAGACATGTCATGTGGCAACAACATCAACTTTCTGCGTATGTTTGCGAATCAAAACGGCTACACGTATCTAAACACATGAACATAACTTTTGAGCTCAAAAAAGCTGCCGTAAGCCCAAACGGGATACATTTTAAAGTCGGTAACATGTAAACAGTATGGTAACCGGCATATTAACGGATGATAACTTCTGAGCTCGGAAGAAAATGCTAAAACAGTCCAAAGGAGTTTTACTCCCTTCGTttagaattacttgtctcggaaatgaatgtatctagaactaaaatacgtctagatacatccattttcgcgacaagtaatttcgaacagagggagtagttctcaTCATGATAATTGCCTGTGAATAGCCCGGTAACTCACACATAAATAGCTTGGCAACAAAATGACAACACCTAACTGAGATAAGTTTTGGGATTTGGAGCCCAAAGCAGTGTGTAAACAGTATGGCAAGTGGCAACTCACATATTACTGCATGTTAACTTCATAGCTGAGAATAAGATCGCGATTTTCTCCAATATATGGTAGCATGGGCCCAATGGTGGATCAAGGATTAAAGGTTCAATACTTAAGTTTCTCTTCTATATAAGAGATCTGCAAGCACGAATTAAGTTTGAAGTCGCCGAGGCTCGTTCCTGGATTCCGAAGAcatactgctgctgctgctacttagTGCACGAATGCTTAATTATTTACAGACTTGGTTACTGGAGTATGTTGTTGCTGCAGTGCAGATCGATCGCCGAGCCCGCCGCCGACGGCCGCCGGCCCTGCAACTGCAAGGAGACGAGCAATTCAGAGGCGGTTACATCTGTATTCAGATTTCAGCAGAGCGTAACACATTGGAGGTTCAGATCATCTCTTGGCACAGatcagtgaagaagaagaagatcagtTTCAGTCTTTTGTTTTCAGACCTTTGTATTTCCGTTAGAATGCTGCCACGGCCAGCCCGCCGCCGACGAACACCGCGGTGACGAAAGGATGATCGTTCATCAGCTTCCCTGCAGCCATCGACATCGTGATCAGATCAAAATATTTTCCACGCCGGCGCAGTAAGAAGAAGAGGAGTGCAGTGTGCTCTGCTCACCGAGCCTTTTGAGCGGGGGCACCCGCGCCGGCGCAGTGGAAGTgacggtggcgacggcgacggcgacgtcgaAGCGCAGGTAGCAGTCGAAGCCGACGACGGCGCCCGCCACGCCGTCGCGCCACGCGTCGAGGCCCCAGCAGCAGGTGTCCCCCGCCCGCGCCGACTGCCCGGGGCACCAGGACCACTCGCAGGTCTCCGCCACCCGCGCCGAGTACTGGACGCACCACGCGCACTCCGCCGGCGTGCGGTCCCGCGCGCACTCCGCCAGCACGCGCACCGTGCTGTTCTTCTTGTAGTCGCTCGCCGAGGCGATCCAGTCCACGGCCACCTGCATCCCCGAGTTGATGGCCGCGACCTGCCCCATGCGCCACGCCAGGTCGGCGAGGCTCAGCAGCTCGTAGGAGGTGCTGGTGATGAGCGCGTCGGCGCCGGAGATGATGCGCGCGCGGAAGCCGTCGTACCTGGGCGAGGATGCGTTCGCGTCGGCGTAGGAGGCGAAGCAGGCGTCCGTCCAGACGCCGGCGCGCCGGCCGCGGGCACCGCAGGCGTCGGTGAGCTTCCTGGCCGCGGCGGCCAGGCACGAGCGGCACTGGGACGGCGTGGCGTACCCGAAGCAGAGCCCGCGGACGAACGCGGCGTCGCGTCCGACCACTCCGGCGGACCGCAGGGACGCGAAGCCcgtgggcgcggcggcggaggggagggcGCGGAGGAGGGAGACCACGTTGGCGCGGAATGCCGTGGCGTTCTTGGCGCTGCTGGCGTTGGCGGTTGCCTGCGCGTGCGGCGGGTGGCACTGGACCAAGGTGGGGGTGACGCGCGGGCGCTCCTCCGAGTCCGAGGctgccgcggcggcggcgacgaggacgaagaggaggaggaggaggaaggggggcgtCGAGCGCGCCATTGCCGGCCTCGTGCTCTGGCGCTCGCTTCGGCAACTGGCTAACTGGTGAAGCAGGTGGGGAGTGCAGGACAGGAGACGAGACGCTCAGACGCGTCCTCGGAGGAGCCTTTGGTGTTGGCCGGCGCCTTCCGCGTAGCTTCGCCC is a window encoding:
- the LOC123040888 gene encoding uncharacterized protein, coding for MARSTPPFLLLLLFVLVAAAAAASDSEERPRVTPTLVQCHPPHAQATANASSAKNATAFRANVVSLLRALPSAAAPTGFASLRSAGVVGRDAAFVRGLCFGYATPSQCRSCLAAAARKLTDACGARGRRAGVWTDACFASYADANASSPRYDGFRARIISGADALITSTSYELLSLADLAWRMGQVAAINSGMQVAVDWIASASDYKKNSTVRVLAECARDRTPAECAWCVQYSARVAETCEWSWCPGQSARAGDTCCWGLDAWRDGVAGAVVGFDCYLRFDVAVAVATVTSTAPARVPPLKRLGKLMNDHPFVTAVFVGGGLAVAAF